Proteins from one Ramlibacter sp. PS4R-6 genomic window:
- a CDS encoding beta-propeller fold lactonase family protein: MKSLRLYVALLALHSASVLAAPFAYVPNEKSGSVSIVDTQTQQVTGEIRTGGRPRGVAVGADGATLFISEQESGSLLLIDTALRRERGRIALGASPEGISVSRDGQWLAAAIEEENAVVLVDVANGRVAARIRVEGKNPEHTAFSPDGRWLLAGAEDAAQVDVIDVGERRQVASIAVGRRPRGIAFTPDGRRAVVACELDSTVHVIDMATRKVERTIAAGQFANGVAISPDGSRAYVSNGRGASVSVVDLARGEVVATVGVGQRPWNMALSPDGARLYVANGRSNSVTIIDTVALVRVMDIGVGESPWGVAVSAR; the protein is encoded by the coding sequence ATGAAAAGCCTTCGCCTCTATGTCGCCCTCCTCGCGCTGCATTCCGCGAGCGTGCTGGCCGCGCCCTTCGCCTACGTGCCCAACGAGAAGTCGGGTAGCGTGAGCATCGTCGACACGCAAACGCAGCAAGTCACCGGCGAAATCCGCACCGGCGGGCGCCCGAGGGGCGTGGCGGTCGGCGCGGACGGCGCCACGCTCTTCATCAGCGAACAGGAGTCGGGTTCGCTCCTGCTCATCGATACGGCGCTTCGCCGGGAGCGCGGGCGGATCGCTCTCGGCGCGTCTCCGGAAGGCATCTCCGTGTCGCGCGACGGCCAATGGCTGGCCGCGGCGATCGAAGAAGAAAATGCCGTCGTGCTCGTCGATGTCGCGAACGGCCGCGTCGCCGCCCGCATCCGCGTGGAGGGCAAGAACCCCGAGCACACGGCCTTCTCGCCCGACGGACGCTGGCTGCTGGCGGGAGCGGAGGACGCGGCGCAGGTCGACGTCATCGACGTGGGCGAGCGCCGGCAGGTCGCGAGCATCGCCGTGGGCCGGCGCCCCCGCGGCATCGCCTTCACGCCGGACGGCCGCCGCGCCGTCGTCGCTTGCGAACTCGACAGCACGGTGCACGTCATCGACATGGCGACGCGCAAGGTAGAGCGCACGATCGCTGCCGGGCAGTTCGCCAACGGTGTGGCGATCAGCCCCGACGGCTCGCGCGCCTACGTCTCCAATGGGCGCGGCGCCAGCGTTTCGGTGGTCGACCTCGCGCGCGGCGAAGTCGTCGCAACGGTGGGCGTCGGGCAGCGGCCATGGAACATGGCCCTCTCGCCCGACGGCGCCCGGCTCTATGTGGCGAATGGGCGCTCCAACAGCGTCACGATCATCGACACCGTGGCGCTCGTGCGCGTGATGGACATTGGAGTCGGCGAGTCGCCCTGGGGCGTGGCTGTTTCCGCGCGCTAG
- a CDS encoding cytochrome b — MTLSGDRPHVSPAVAPYSRATVALHWLLAVLLIAQLVLGWWMVDLPKSPPGLRAGWFNVHKSIGIVLAVLVALRLAWRASHPAPAAHALPAWQLAAAQATHGALYACMLLMPVSGFLGSSFTRYPIRFFGAALPLPHADWPAAKQLMADFHLAAAYAFVVLVALHVAASAWHWLQHDGVAARMGIPSLR, encoded by the coding sequence ATGACTCTTTCGGGCGATCGACCTCACGTTTCACCGGCCGTAGCGCCCTACTCGCGCGCTACGGTCGCGCTGCACTGGCTGCTCGCCGTGCTGCTCATCGCGCAACTCGTGCTCGGCTGGTGGATGGTGGACCTTCCCAAGTCGCCACCCGGACTGCGCGCCGGGTGGTTCAACGTCCACAAGTCCATCGGCATCGTCCTGGCGGTCCTCGTCGCCCTGCGGCTCGCGTGGCGCGCGTCGCACCCCGCGCCAGCGGCGCACGCCCTGCCCGCATGGCAACTGGCGGCAGCACAGGCGACGCACGGGGCTCTGTATGCCTGCATGCTCCTCATGCCGGTGAGCGGGTTCCTCGGCTCCAGCTTCACCCGCTATCCCATCCGTTTCTTCGGGGCCGCGTTGCCGCTGCCGCATGCCGACTGGCCCGCGGCCAAGCAGCTGATGGCGGACTTCCACCTTGCGGCCGCGTATGCGTTCGTGGTGCTCGTCGCACTGCACGTGGCGGCCTCGGCATGGCACTGGCTGCAGCACGACGGCGTGGCCGCGCGAATGGGGATTCCTTCCCTGCGATGA
- a CDS encoding methanol/ethanol family PQQ-dependent dehydrogenase has product MRLALFAAVLLASVAVAQVPAAAPDDGAWVMPGRNHAGTRFSPLAQVTAANAGQLKLAFSMPTGIHKGHEAATIVAEDTMFIVTPYPNAVIALDLTKPGASVKWRFEAKPDPGSQGVACCDVVNRGAAYDKGRVFFNTLDNQAIALDAKTGRELWRAKLGEIKKGESMTMAPLVVKDKVLVGNSGGEFGVRGWLKALDAATGKVAWTAYSTGPDKDVLIGPNFKPFYPQDQGTDLGVKTWPADAWKIGGGTVWAWITYDAALDLVFYGTANPGPWNPAQRPGDNKWTSALIARRPATGEAIWAYQKSPHDLHDFDGVNEAVVVELDWQGRNRKVLLHPDRNGYMYVMDPATGQVLAAQPFVHITTSTAVDLRTGKLNYNPDKDPRPGEVTRDICPASPGAKDWQPTAWSPRTKLLYIPHQNLCQDAVPGQASYIAGTPYVGMDIKMYPGPGGHRGLFTAWDPVAGKAAWQVREHFPVWSGALATAGDVVFYGTMDGWFKALDAKTGQKLWEYKTESGIIGQPVSYRGPDGKQYIAVLAGVGGWAGAIVSGDMDPRDGTGASGFAYAMRDLREATKKGGRLYVFSLEGPAK; this is encoded by the coding sequence ATGAGGCTTGCCCTTTTCGCCGCCGTTTTGCTTGCGTCCGTTGCTGTCGCGCAGGTGCCCGCGGCCGCGCCGGACGACGGCGCGTGGGTCATGCCGGGCCGTAACCACGCCGGCACACGGTTTTCGCCGCTGGCCCAGGTCACCGCGGCCAACGCCGGGCAGCTCAAGCTTGCCTTCAGCATGCCGACGGGCATCCACAAGGGCCACGAGGCCGCGACGATCGTCGCCGAGGACACGATGTTCATCGTGACGCCGTATCCCAACGCGGTGATCGCGCTCGACCTCACGAAACCCGGCGCCAGCGTGAAGTGGCGGTTCGAAGCCAAGCCCGACCCGGGGTCCCAGGGCGTCGCGTGCTGCGACGTGGTGAATCGCGGGGCCGCCTACGACAAGGGCCGCGTCTTCTTCAACACGCTCGACAACCAGGCCATCGCGCTCGATGCGAAGACCGGGCGCGAGCTGTGGCGCGCGAAGCTCGGCGAGATCAAGAAGGGCGAGAGCATGACCATGGCTCCGCTCGTGGTGAAGGACAAGGTGCTGGTGGGCAACAGCGGCGGCGAATTCGGCGTGCGCGGATGGCTCAAGGCGCTCGATGCGGCCACCGGCAAGGTCGCATGGACGGCTTACAGCACCGGCCCCGACAAGGATGTGCTCATCGGGCCGAACTTCAAGCCGTTCTATCCGCAGGACCAGGGCACCGACCTGGGCGTGAAGACATGGCCCGCCGACGCGTGGAAGATTGGCGGCGGCACCGTGTGGGCGTGGATCACCTATGACGCCGCGCTCGACCTCGTCTTCTACGGCACGGCGAACCCGGGGCCATGGAACCCCGCGCAGCGCCCGGGCGACAACAAGTGGACGTCGGCGCTCATCGCGCGGCGGCCGGCCACCGGCGAGGCGATCTGGGCCTACCAGAAGAGCCCGCACGACCTGCACGACTTCGACGGCGTGAACGAAGCCGTCGTCGTGGAACTGGATTGGCAGGGCCGCAACCGCAAGGTGCTGCTGCATCCCGACCGCAACGGCTACATGTATGTGATGGACCCGGCGACGGGCCAGGTGCTCGCGGCGCAACCCTTCGTGCACATCACGACGTCCACCGCTGTGGACCTGCGAACGGGCAAGCTGAACTACAACCCCGACAAGGACCCGCGCCCCGGCGAGGTCACGCGCGACATCTGCCCCGCATCGCCCGGCGCCAAGGATTGGCAGCCCACCGCCTGGTCGCCGCGCACGAAGCTCCTCTATATCCCGCACCAGAACCTGTGCCAGGACGCGGTGCCCGGCCAGGCGAGCTACATCGCCGGCACGCCCTACGTGGGCATGGACATCAAGATGTACCCGGGGCCGGGCGGGCACCGCGGGCTCTTCACGGCATGGGACCCGGTGGCCGGCAAGGCCGCGTGGCAGGTGCGCGAACATTTCCCGGTGTGGAGCGGCGCGCTCGCCACGGCCGGCGACGTCGTGTTCTACGGGACGATGGACGGCTGGTTCAAGGCGCTCGATGCGAAGACCGGCCAGAAGCTCTGGGAATACAAGACCGAGTCGGGAATCATCGGCCAGCCCGTGAGCTACCGCGGCCCCGACGGCAAGCAGTACATCGCCGTGCTCGCGGGCGTCGGGGGCTGGGCGGGCGCGATCGTCTCGGGCGACATGGACCCGCGCGACGGCACGGGCGCCTCGGGCTTCGCGTACGCGATGCGAGACCTGCGCGAAGCGACGAAGAAGGGTGGGCGGCTGTACGTCTTCTCGCTGGAAGGGCCCGCGAAGTGA
- a CDS encoding quinoprotein dehydrogenase-associated putative ABC transporter substrate-binding protein has protein sequence MAFALNFAGAAFAQAAPDALRVCADPDNLPYSRADGSGFENRIAQTLADDLKLPLQYEWLPDRRGFVRKTLGEQKCDLIVGVPAQFERTANTRPYYRSTYVFVERATAAPPVHSLDDPRLPKLRIGVQLIGNDLAASPPGELLARHGHTQNVRGFTLAGETPSAERAVDAIVRGDIDAAVLWGPQAAYFARRAAAPLRVTKLQVPADAHFEFAIAMGVRRGDKELRERLDDFIRRRQADIDVILAEYEVPQ, from the coding sequence ATGGCGTTCGCCTTGAACTTCGCCGGCGCGGCATTCGCGCAGGCCGCGCCCGACGCGCTGCGCGTGTGCGCCGACCCCGACAACCTGCCGTACTCGCGCGCCGACGGCAGCGGCTTCGAGAACCGCATCGCGCAAACGCTGGCCGACGACCTGAAGCTGCCGCTGCAGTACGAATGGCTGCCCGACCGCCGCGGCTTCGTGCGCAAGACGCTGGGCGAGCAGAAGTGCGACCTGATCGTCGGCGTTCCCGCGCAGTTCGAGCGCACGGCCAACACGCGGCCCTATTACCGCTCCACCTACGTGTTCGTCGAGCGCGCGACGGCGGCACCGCCCGTCCACTCGCTGGACGACCCTCGCCTGCCGAAGCTGCGCATCGGCGTGCAGCTGATCGGCAACGACCTCGCGGCCTCGCCGCCGGGCGAGCTGCTCGCCCGCCACGGCCACACGCAGAACGTGCGGGGTTTCACGCTGGCAGGCGAGACGCCTTCGGCCGAACGCGCCGTCGACGCCATCGTGCGCGGCGACATCGACGCCGCCGTTCTGTGGGGGCCGCAAGCCGCGTACTTCGCGCGCCGCGCCGCGGCGCCGCTGCGCGTGACGAAGCTGCAGGTCCCCGCCGATGCGCATTTCGAATTCGCCATCGCCATGGGCGTGCGCCGCGGCGACAAGGAGTTGCGTGAGCGCCTGGACGACTTCATTCGCCGCCGGCAGGCCGACATCGACGTCATCCTGGCCGAGTACGAGGTGCCGCAATGA
- a CDS encoding c-type cytochrome: protein MTKWAIAIAIALLASGCEREARRFDVPAKNQTPAETAPRMSSNQPAIAQQGNVRAPLRSESPYDENAYAVNQGKRLYRWYNCNGCHSMGGGGIGPALMDSQWKYGGDPASIFDSIMRGRPEGMPSFGGHIPEDQVWQIVAYVRSMGGQLRKDVAPSRADTLYPGNPENARPKEAQVPQKAETPVPGARP, encoded by the coding sequence ATGACGAAGTGGGCCATTGCAATCGCCATCGCGCTGCTGGCCTCCGGGTGCGAGCGCGAGGCGCGGCGCTTCGACGTGCCGGCGAAGAACCAGACGCCTGCGGAGACGGCGCCTCGGATGTCGAGCAACCAACCCGCGATCGCGCAGCAGGGCAACGTCCGCGCGCCGCTGCGAAGCGAGAGCCCGTACGACGAGAACGCATACGCCGTGAACCAGGGCAAGCGCCTCTACCGCTGGTACAACTGCAACGGCTGCCATTCCATGGGGGGCGGCGGCATCGGCCCCGCGCTGATGGACAGCCAGTGGAAATACGGCGGCGACCCCGCGAGCATCTTCGATTCGATCATGCGCGGGCGCCCCGAGGGCATGCCCTCCTTCGGCGGCCACATCCCCGAAGACCAGGTGTGGCAGATCGTCGCCTACGTGCGCTCGATGGGCGGGCAGTTGCGCAAGGACGTGGCGCCCAGCCGGGCCGACACGCTGTACCCCGGCAATCCCGAAAACGCGCGCCCGAAGGAGGCCCAGGTGCCCCAGAAGGCCGAGACCCCCGTTCCCGGAGCCCGTCCATGA
- a CDS encoding cytochrome c oxidase subunit II produces the protein MRLLLGAAVTVVMLSLADYAMAATPVDTVHDALHAFGPQAAHFGKLWNIFLFTCTAVFAAILIALVIALRRAPPADESSAADLSNVNRQEPALKRHVTRAVVASALALVALIVASVFTDRAMARLSLVNAVNVEITGHQWWWTVRYIDGPNASDIFTTANEMHIPVGRPVIIQLSADDVIHSLWVPNLAGKKDLIPGRSATLQLRADHPGIYRGQCAEFCGLEHALMGLLVIAEPQDQYDRWVAGQKQPAPEPQDAQAQRGKQVFQSSSCAMCHAIAGADFAGAQRGPDLTHVASRQTLAAGTLKNTREEMAAWIRDPQTHKPGTAMPATPLSQEDLDAVVAYLGGLK, from the coding sequence ATGCGTCTCCTGCTCGGTGCGGCGGTCACGGTCGTGATGCTCTCGCTCGCCGACTATGCGATGGCTGCGACCCCGGTGGATACGGTGCACGACGCCTTGCACGCCTTCGGGCCGCAGGCCGCGCACTTCGGCAAGCTCTGGAACATCTTCCTGTTCACCTGCACGGCCGTCTTCGCGGCGATCCTGATCGCACTCGTCATCGCGTTGCGCCGCGCGCCGCCGGCCGACGAATCGTCGGCAGCCGACCTGTCCAACGTGAACCGGCAGGAGCCCGCGCTGAAGCGCCATGTCACGCGCGCGGTCGTCGCTTCGGCGCTGGCCCTCGTCGCCCTCATCGTCGCGAGCGTCTTCACCGACCGCGCGATGGCGCGTCTGTCGCTGGTGAACGCGGTCAACGTCGAGATCACCGGGCACCAGTGGTGGTGGACAGTGCGCTACATCGACGGGCCCAACGCCAGCGACATCTTCACCACCGCCAACGAGATGCACATCCCGGTCGGGCGGCCCGTGATCATCCAGCTTTCGGCCGACGACGTGATCCACAGCCTGTGGGTGCCGAACCTCGCCGGCAAGAAGGACCTGATCCCCGGCCGCAGCGCAACGTTGCAGCTGCGTGCGGACCATCCGGGCATTTATCGCGGGCAGTGCGCGGAGTTCTGCGGGCTCGAACATGCGCTGATGGGCTTGCTGGTCATCGCGGAACCCCAGGACCAGTACGACCGGTGGGTCGCGGGGCAGAAACAGCCGGCGCCGGAGCCGCAGGATGCCCAGGCGCAGCGCGGCAAGCAGGTCTTCCAGTCCTCCAGCTGCGCGATGTGCCACGCCATCGCAGGGGCCGACTTTGCCGGCGCGCAGCGCGGGCCCGACCTTACGCACGTCGCCAGCCGCCAGACGCTCGCGGCCGGCACGCTGAAGAACACGCGCGAAGAGATGGCCGCGTGGATCCGCGATCCGCAGACGCACAAGCCGGGCACGGCGATGCCGGCGACGCCGCTGTCGCAGGAGGACCTGGACGCCGTCGTCGCCTACCTGGGGGGATTGAAATGA
- the ctaD gene encoding cytochrome c oxidase subunit I → MSVKDGALHDTQVAALLDRTWDDPRGFLGWFCVVNHKTIAKRFIVACLVFFALAGLLAAVMRLQLARPDNNVVGPDMYNQLFTMHGSAMMFLFAVPVMQAVAVFLVPLMVGARQVAFPRMNAFAFWIFLFGGFTLFIAFFLNTGPDAGWFAYVPLSGPDYSPGKRVDIWAQMITFTELSALLEAITLITTILKFRAPGMTMNRIPLFCWATLITSFMVLFAMPAVMLGSSALIMDRLIGTHFYNPAEGGDVVLWQHLFWFFGHPEVYLIFIPGLGFLSAMIPTFSRRPQFGYAAMVLSLIATGFLSFGLWVHHMFATNLPELGKSFFTAASMLIAIPSAIQIYCWIATMWTGKLNLRTPMLYCLAFFFILVLGGMTGLMLASVPLDYQVHDTYFVVAHLHYVLIGGAVFPLFGAFYYWFPKFLGRMMSERLGRWSFWLMFIGFNVAFFPMHILGLQGMPRRVWTYQAGMGWDGMNLLSTVGAFTFALGIFLSLVNAVRSARAGAAAPANPWGAGTLEWATQSPPAPCNFHAIPVAHGRDPLWQGAPEGEPSHVAGLAADKREALVTTVIDALPDHRYLSPPPSPLPFLSAVATTVLFIGSIFTPWAIVWGSVIVAVPVIAWFWPKRHDVDSELALEKRP, encoded by the coding sequence ATGAGCGTGAAGGACGGGGCCCTGCACGACACGCAAGTGGCCGCGCTGCTCGACCGCACCTGGGACGACCCCCGGGGATTCTTGGGCTGGTTCTGCGTGGTCAACCACAAGACGATCGCCAAGCGGTTCATCGTGGCGTGCCTGGTGTTCTTCGCGCTCGCGGGGTTGCTGGCCGCCGTGATGCGCCTGCAGCTGGCCAGGCCCGACAACAACGTCGTCGGCCCGGACATGTACAACCAGCTGTTCACCATGCACGGCTCGGCGATGATGTTCCTCTTCGCCGTGCCGGTGATGCAGGCGGTCGCGGTGTTCCTGGTGCCGCTGATGGTCGGCGCGCGGCAGGTGGCGTTCCCGCGGATGAACGCGTTCGCGTTCTGGATCTTCCTGTTCGGCGGCTTCACGCTGTTCATCGCGTTCTTCCTGAACACCGGGCCCGACGCAGGCTGGTTCGCCTACGTGCCCCTGTCGGGCCCCGACTATTCGCCGGGCAAGCGCGTGGACATCTGGGCGCAGATGATCACCTTCACCGAGCTGTCGGCGCTGCTGGAGGCGATCACCCTCATCACGACCATCCTCAAGTTCCGCGCACCGGGCATGACGATGAACCGCATCCCGCTGTTCTGCTGGGCGACGCTCATCACGTCGTTCATGGTGCTCTTCGCGATGCCGGCCGTGATGCTGGGAAGCTCGGCGCTGATCATGGACCGCCTGATCGGCACGCACTTCTACAACCCCGCGGAAGGCGGCGACGTCGTCCTGTGGCAGCACCTCTTCTGGTTCTTCGGGCACCCGGAGGTCTACCTGATCTTCATCCCGGGCCTGGGCTTCCTCTCCGCGATGATCCCCACCTTCTCGCGCCGGCCGCAATTCGGCTACGCGGCGATGGTCCTTTCGCTCATCGCGACGGGCTTCCTGTCGTTCGGGCTGTGGGTGCACCACATGTTCGCGACGAACCTGCCCGAACTCGGCAAGAGCTTCTTCACGGCCGCGAGCATGCTGATCGCCATCCCTTCGGCAATCCAGATCTACTGCTGGATCGCCACGATGTGGACGGGGAAGCTGAACCTGCGCACGCCGATGCTCTATTGCCTGGCGTTCTTCTTCATCCTCGTCCTGGGCGGCATGACGGGGCTGATGCTGGCCTCGGTGCCGCTGGACTATCAGGTGCACGACACGTACTTCGTCGTCGCGCACCTGCACTACGTGCTGATCGGCGGCGCCGTGTTCCCGCTGTTCGGCGCGTTCTATTACTGGTTCCCCAAGTTCCTCGGCCGCATGATGTCCGAGAGGCTCGGCCGGTGGTCGTTCTGGCTGATGTTCATCGGCTTCAACGTGGCGTTCTTCCCGATGCACATCCTGGGCCTGCAAGGCATGCCGCGGCGCGTGTGGACGTACCAGGCGGGCATGGGCTGGGACGGCATGAACCTGCTGTCGACTGTCGGCGCGTTCACCTTCGCCTTGGGCATCTTCCTGAGCCTGGTCAATGCCGTGCGCAGCGCCAGGGCGGGCGCGGCCGCGCCCGCGAACCCGTGGGGCGCGGGCACGCTCGAATGGGCCACGCAATCGCCGCCGGCGCCGTGCAACTTCCATGCGATTCCCGTCGCGCACGGCCGCGATCCCCTGTGGCAGGGCGCCCCTGAAGGCGAGCCGTCGCACGTGGCCGGCCTGGCCGCGGACAAAAGGGAGGCGCTGGTCACCACCGTCATCGACGCGCTGCCCGACCACCGCTACCTGTCGCCGCCGCCGTCGCCGCTTCCCTTCCTTTCGGCCGTGGCCACGACCGTGCTCTTCATCGGCTCCATCTTCACGCCGTGGGCTATCGTGTGGGGCTCCGTCATCGTCGCGGTCCCGGTGATCGCGTGGTTCTGGCCGAAACGCCACGACGTCGACAGCGAACTCGCCCTGGAGAAGAGGCCATGA
- a CDS encoding cytochrome C oxidase subunit III: protein MNQAHVRDGALDVAGLPSHRFSHHSPMWWGTFGMMAIEGTVFALTVMCYFYLRSHSKIWPMSVLPPDLLWGTVALVLMLLSAIPNHLAKRAGERYDRHGVRLWMGVMVVLGAALLVVRGFEFAALNVRWDTNAYGSVVWLLLGLHTVHLATDWVDTAVLEALFFTDRITGRRYVDISENAMYWYFVVFSWLPIYLVLYWGGRQP from the coding sequence ATGAACCAGGCGCACGTACGGGATGGCGCGCTGGACGTCGCCGGGCTTCCGAGCCACCGCTTTTCGCACCACAGCCCGATGTGGTGGGGCACGTTCGGGATGATGGCGATCGAGGGCACGGTCTTCGCGCTGACGGTGATGTGCTACTTCTACCTGCGCAGCCACTCGAAGATCTGGCCGATGTCGGTGCTGCCGCCCGACCTGTTGTGGGGCACGGTGGCGCTGGTGCTGATGCTGCTCAGCGCGATCCCGAACCACCTGGCCAAGAGAGCCGGCGAACGCTACGACCGTCATGGCGTGCGGCTGTGGATGGGCGTCATGGTGGTGCTGGGTGCCGCGCTGCTCGTCGTGCGGGGCTTCGAGTTCGCGGCGCTGAACGTCCGCTGGGACACCAACGCCTATGGTTCCGTGGTGTGGCTGCTGCTTGGCCTGCACACGGTGCACCTGGCGACGGACTGGGTCGACACGGCGGTACTGGAGGCACTCTTCTTCACCGACAGGATCACGGGACGGCGCTACGTCGACATCAGCGAGAACGCGATGTACTGGTACTTCGTCGTCTTCTCGTGGCTGCCGATCTACCTCGTGCTCTATTGGGGAGGGCGCCAGCCATGA